One stretch of Pseudoxanthomonas sp. Root65 DNA includes these proteins:
- a CDS encoding metal-dependent hydrolase produces MEESITARRFTATLSRDIPRHWLPGNEVVSSLLNAYTILVPANEAFYIRTLNACTPRLQDDGLRQRCQAFIRQEAQHGVAHKRYWDNLDAQGYAYRGIERVVDRGIFRVMDRVAPLWLRVSLVSCVEHINAFLGYKFLSQAILANADPRVRDLMEWHFAEEIEHRAVAFDLLQAVSPRYPVRVIGAVMTTTLFYLLLASLAALLLAQDRRLWRMATWRQLMHHLGAGHGMARRTVGHLRDYLRPRFHPSRLADADALATTVLARQAAAEPPSIVPMPP; encoded by the coding sequence ATGGAAGAGTCCATCACGGCGCGGCGGTTCACCGCGACGCTTTCCCGCGACATTCCGCGGCACTGGTTGCCGGGCAACGAAGTGGTGTCGTCGCTGCTCAACGCCTACACCATCCTGGTGCCGGCAAATGAAGCGTTCTACATCCGCACGCTCAATGCCTGTACGCCCCGGCTGCAGGATGACGGTCTGCGCCAGCGCTGCCAGGCCTTCATCCGGCAGGAGGCGCAGCATGGGGTGGCGCACAAGCGTTACTGGGACAACCTGGACGCACAGGGGTATGCGTATCGCGGCATCGAGCGTGTGGTGGACCGTGGCATCTTCCGGGTCATGGACCGGGTGGCGCCGCTGTGGCTGCGGGTGTCGCTGGTGAGTTGCGTCGAGCACATCAATGCGTTCCTCGGCTACAAGTTCCTCTCGCAAGCCATCCTCGCCAACGCCGATCCACGCGTGCGCGACCTGATGGAGTGGCATTTCGCCGAGGAGATCGAGCACCGCGCGGTCGCGTTCGATCTGCTGCAGGCGGTATCGCCCCGTTATCCCGTGCGCGTGATCGGTGCGGTGATGACCACCACGCTCTTCTATCTGTTGCTCGCCAGTCTGGCGGCGTTGCTGCTCGCGCAGGATCGCCGCTTGTGGCGAATGGCCACGTGGCGGCAACTGATGCATCACCTCGGCGCCGGGCACGGCATGGCTCGACGCACCGTTGGACACCTGCGCGACTACCTGCGTCCCCGATTCCATCCCTCCCGTCTGGCGGACGCCGATGCCCTGGCCACCACCGTGTTGGCGCGGCAGGCGGCTGCGGAGCCGCCTTCGATCGTGCCAATGCCGCCGTGA
- the tyrS gene encoding tyrosine--tRNA ligase, which produces MSSAEALALIGRGADEILKPDDLEARLKLGRPLRVKAGFDPTAPDLHLGHTVLLNKMRQFQDLGHQVIFLIGDFTGMIGDPSGKNVTRKPLTREDVLANARTYEDQVFKVLDREKTEVRFNSEWFGAMAAADMIRLAGQHTVARMLERDDFAKRYAAQQSIALHEFLYPLVQGYDSVALQADVELGGTDQKFNLLMGRGLQEHHGQAPQIVLTMPLLEGLDGVNKMSKSLGNYIGVGEPAIDIVTKTMKIGDELMWRWIELLSFEIGAGEAAALKASVAGGELNPRDVKLRLARELATRFHDTGEAEKAIAGWHAVVTGQGDTSQLELKDVVVPAEGIRIAALLTAAGITPSNSEANRKLKERAVKVEGEIVEDAGLQLSPGFEGVLQVGKRNFARVRLVTG; this is translated from the coding sequence GTGTCCTCCGCAGAAGCTCTCGCCCTGATCGGCCGTGGTGCCGACGAAATCCTCAAGCCCGACGACCTGGAAGCCCGCCTGAAGCTGGGCCGCCCCCTGCGCGTGAAGGCCGGGTTTGACCCCACTGCGCCGGACCTGCACTTGGGGCACACGGTGCTGTTGAACAAGATGCGCCAGTTCCAAGACTTGGGGCACCAGGTGATCTTCCTGATCGGCGACTTCACCGGGATGATCGGCGACCCGTCCGGCAAGAACGTCACCCGCAAGCCGCTGACCCGCGAGGACGTGCTGGCCAACGCCCGCACCTACGAGGATCAGGTGTTCAAGGTGCTGGATCGGGAGAAGACCGAGGTCCGCTTCAATTCCGAATGGTTCGGCGCGATGGCGGCGGCCGACATGATCCGCCTGGCCGGCCAGCACACCGTCGCCCGCATGCTCGAACGCGACGATTTCGCCAAGCGCTACGCCGCCCAGCAGTCGATCGCCCTGCACGAGTTCCTGTATCCGCTGGTGCAGGGCTACGACTCCGTGGCCCTGCAGGCGGACGTCGAGCTTGGCGGCACCGACCAGAAGTTCAACCTGCTGATGGGGCGCGGCCTGCAGGAGCACCATGGTCAGGCGCCGCAGATCGTGCTGACCATGCCGCTGCTGGAAGGCCTGGATGGCGTCAACAAGATGTCCAAGTCGCTCGGCAACTATATTGGTGTCGGCGAGCCGGCCATCGACATCGTCACCAAGACCATGAAGATCGGCGATGAGCTTATGTGGCGCTGGATCGAACTGCTGAGCTTCGAGATCGGCGCCGGTGAGGCGGCCGCGCTCAAGGCATCAGTTGCCGGCGGTGAGCTGAATCCGCGCGACGTGAAGCTGCGCCTGGCGCGCGAGCTGGCCACCCGCTTCCACGATACCGGCGAAGCCGAGAAGGCCATCGCGGGCTGGCATGCGGTCGTCACCGGTCAGGGCGACACCTCGCAGCTGGAACTCAAGGATGTGGTGGTCCCGGCCGAAGGCATCCGCATCGCTGCATTGCTCACTGCCGCGGGCATCACGCCGAGCAACTCGGAAGCCAACCGCAAGCTCAAGGAGCGTGCGGTCAAGGTCGAGGGCGAGATTGTCGAAGACGCGGGCCTGCAGCTGTCACCGGGCTTTGAAGGCGTGCTGCAGGTGGGCAAGCGCAACTTCGCCCGAGTGCGGCTGGTGACGGGCTGA
- a CDS encoding dipeptidase encodes MTLCRVALASALVLICIDGATAKEAGADARRVHEETLVLDTHLDTPANFRRPGWNIADNHQHEGDLSQVDLPRMKMGGLDGGFWVIYTAQGARDEAGKRSARDHGLERLVSIHEMLAAHASELELARTAEDAERIAASGKRVSFISMENAAPLASDPSLLTAYHRLGLRMLGITHVRNNDFGDSSTDPAGAEWKGLSPAGRALVEAANDLGIVLDASHASDAVFDQVLELSRAPIVLSHTSADALYDHPRNIDDARLRRLAAKGGVIHVNAYGGYLIDIPKIPEREAAMEALGKKYGAEGQLSVEQARGYLAERREIEALYPVKQATFDDYMAHLLHILKVAGVDHVGIGADWDGGGGVMGMEDVSALPRITEALLAAGYTQQDVRKIWSGNLLRVIREAQAIAKD; translated from the coding sequence ATGACGTTGTGTCGAGTGGCCTTGGCCAGTGCGCTGGTGCTGATCTGCATCGATGGCGCAACCGCGAAGGAAGCGGGCGCGGATGCGCGACGCGTCCACGAAGAAACGCTGGTGCTGGACACGCACCTGGATACGCCCGCCAACTTCCGTCGGCCCGGCTGGAACATCGCCGACAACCATCAGCATGAAGGCGATCTGTCGCAGGTGGATCTGCCGCGCATGAAAATGGGTGGCCTGGATGGCGGCTTCTGGGTCATCTACACCGCGCAGGGCGCGCGCGACGAGGCAGGCAAGCGTTCTGCGCGCGATCATGGCCTCGAGCGCCTGGTCAGCATCCACGAGATGCTCGCCGCCCACGCGTCGGAGCTCGAGTTGGCGCGCACCGCCGAGGATGCGGAGCGGATCGCCGCATCAGGCAAGCGGGTGTCCTTCATCAGCATGGAAAATGCCGCGCCCCTGGCCAGCGATCCCAGCCTGCTCACGGCCTACCATCGGCTCGGTTTGCGGATGCTGGGTATCACCCATGTCCGCAACAACGATTTCGGCGACTCCTCGACCGATCCCGCGGGCGCCGAGTGGAAAGGCCTGAGTCCGGCAGGGCGCGCCCTGGTGGAGGCGGCAAACGATTTGGGGATCGTGCTGGATGCCTCGCACGCGAGCGATGCCGTGTTCGACCAGGTGCTCGAGTTGTCGCGGGCGCCCATCGTGCTTTCGCATACCAGCGCCGACGCGCTGTACGACCATCCCCGCAACATCGACGACGCCCGGCTGCGCCGACTGGCCGCTAAGGGTGGTGTCATCCACGTCAACGCGTATGGCGGCTATCTAATCGATATCCCCAAGATCCCCGAGCGCGAAGCGGCCATGGAGGCCCTCGGCAAGAAGTACGGCGCTGAGGGCCAACTGTCGGTCGAGCAGGCACGCGGCTATCTGGCCGAGCGGCGCGAGATCGAAGCCCTTTATCCGGTGAAGCAGGCGACATTCGACGATTACATGGCGCATCTGCTTCACATCCTGAAAGTGGCCGGCGTGGATCATGTCGGTATCGGCGCGGATTGGGACGGTGGCGGCGGCGTGATGGGCATGGAAGACGTCAGCGCGCTGCCGCGGATCACCGAGGCACTGCTTGCCGCCGGCTACACGCAGCAGGATGTCCGCAAGATCTGGAGTGGCAACCTGCTGCGGGTGATCAGGGAAGCTCAAGCGATCGCAAAGGACTGA
- a CDS encoding M23 family metallopeptidase — translation MQTHGGGNSRKQLFRERLGVLRDSAVKRHLPEGRWTRRHWIHASLFTTIGVLMATIVPGFSSAIQAPVSEPRNTLLLDLPELSAARQAGIAGDSWQVVRVKPGQTMGAIFEELGIPAATLHRILENGDAKKALTRLKPGTEIAFDLPVTGGLRTLRYDRDPSHRVELVVGADKITERVIARETTTRTVVLSGKVGRSLNRSARKAGLTSANINSMTDEIFKYDIDFNSDLGPEDRFSVVVEQTWREGELISTGPVQAATFTVDGKLHSGFRFTRPGGKPEYFTAAGRPLKKNFIRMPIAYARMSSKFGARRHPVLGTMRMHKGVDYAASTGTPIMAAGDGRVQFAGWQGGYGRTVIIDHGRGHTTLYAHMSRMGKIKQGQRVAQGTVIGYVGTTGLSTGPHLHYEFRINGVHRNPLSVTMPPPEPLAGAQLAAYRTYTANALARIRTVEDIIYADVGPADDAKPTTVAAAKPTTGKKGGKG, via the coding sequence ATGCAAACTCATGGGGGCGGCAACAGCCGCAAGCAACTGTTCCGCGAGCGCCTGGGCGTGCTCCGCGATAGCGCCGTGAAGCGTCATCTCCCCGAAGGGCGATGGACGCGCCGCCACTGGATCCATGCCAGCCTGTTCACCACCATCGGCGTGCTGATGGCGACCATCGTGCCCGGCTTCTCCAGTGCCATCCAGGCGCCGGTGTCCGAGCCGCGCAATACCCTGCTGCTGGATCTGCCCGAACTGTCCGCCGCGCGCCAGGCCGGCATCGCCGGCGACAGTTGGCAGGTCGTCCGGGTGAAGCCGGGGCAGACGATGGGCGCGATCTTCGAGGAGCTGGGCATTCCGGCCGCCACCCTGCACCGCATCCTGGAGAACGGCGACGCGAAGAAGGCGCTGACGCGCCTGAAGCCCGGCACCGAGATCGCCTTCGACCTGCCCGTCACCGGCGGCCTGCGCACCCTGCGCTACGACCGCGACCCCAGTCATCGCGTCGAACTGGTGGTGGGCGCCGACAAGATCACCGAGCGCGTGATCGCGCGCGAGACCACCACCCGTACCGTGGTGCTGAGTGGCAAGGTGGGGCGTTCACTCAACCGCTCTGCACGAAAAGCCGGCCTGACGTCCGCCAACATCAACTCGATGACGGACGAAATCTTCAAGTACGACATCGACTTCAACTCCGACCTGGGCCCGGAAGACCGGTTCAGCGTGGTGGTCGAGCAGACCTGGCGCGAGGGCGAGCTGATCAGCACCGGTCCGGTGCAGGCCGCCACCTTCACCGTCGACGGCAAGCTGCATTCAGGCTTCCGCTTCACCCGCCCGGGTGGCAAGCCGGAGTACTTCACCGCCGCCGGCCGGCCGCTGAAGAAGAACTTCATCCGCATGCCGATCGCGTACGCGCGGATGAGCTCCAAGTTCGGCGCGCGCCGCCACCCCGTGCTGGGCACGATGCGCATGCACAAGGGCGTGGACTACGCCGCGTCGACGGGCACGCCGATCATGGCCGCCGGCGATGGCCGCGTGCAGTTCGCCGGCTGGCAGGGGGGTTACGGCCGCACCGTGATCATCGACCACGGCCGTGGCCACACCACCCTTTACGCGCACATGTCGCGCATGGGCAAGATCAAACAGGGCCAGCGCGTGGCGCAGGGCACGGTGATCGGTTATGTCGGCACCACCGGCCTGTCGACCGGCCCGCATCTGCACTACGAATTCCGCATCAACGGCGTGCACCGCAACCCGCTGTCGGTGACGATGCCGCCGCCGGAACCGCTGGCCGGCGCACAGCTGGCGGCGTACCGCACCTATACGGCGAACGCGCTGGCGCGCATCCGCACGGTGGAAGACATCATCTATGCCGATGTCGGTCCGGCCGACGACGCCAAGCCGACCACCGTCGCCGCGGCCAAGCCCACCACCGGCAAGAAGGGCGGCAAGGGCTGA